One window of the Nicotiana tabacum cultivar K326 chromosome 4, ASM71507v2, whole genome shotgun sequence genome contains the following:
- the LOC107792307 gene encoding uncharacterized protein LOC107792307 isoform X3 has translation MIPKALQQSFMDTKLSTSNLPWIWVIETLASSNEIDTSFLIDLVKQTPEVSDDMGRNVRELVSLRFLETFSVQEMSNASDVASVPSDKIEFDRSVRSEDVLRRLFLGVSSDQKIAGPEVSKWDVQSFITKKRSCLPKCALQQIKDAMLDTTNPLCASLRAKSGLEVGSHSRDGDRFNAVDLNGIKQSHEVRGTDGQHEHVLPNENAIPPSPGNESGLQDNQPRTLVPSKRRIDTFTVNEGEYGEPEPISKDSSDRCVKASKKFKQEVISPRCNVVHDFESSQRDGDSAELSAGNLQAIVRKGNLENRALVGGLDGSCERAASNMVRQSIGHDELLPQKVISEEKIQNVGSSSKPSAQLRTSSGSSQQVVHQDSRIHGTEEHRECIRGDLFKDEPSKGAKKNAMEDDKPEVSSDSDGYHNEKTGLLAKRDDFVNYSQCTQGQDSLATQKGRELNLCVKCNEGGQLLVCSSGSCPLVVHHSCLGSVPSFDNEGNFYCPFCAYSQAISEYLEGKKMASLARKDLASFLGVGARRRSKKSSRSSHRIKKNQSREDEELCHDNNIKDSLNKVRGPRSAPVSRSSLDGEVMEMPSPQPGASVPHEPVAAGQKSKKSPPRSHRLKQKLSREQEELCHNENSNKNSLNEVQEPGNAPVCKSSPNAEVAQTGSPQTETFAPPELVGGQTSFVEESSEDEDATASKYCVRFRNADKN, from the exons ATGATCCCGAAAGCACTCCAACAGTCTTTCATGGATACCAAGCTTAGCACGTCAAATTTACCGTGGATATGGGTGATTGAAACATTGGCAAGTTCCAATGAGATAGACACTTCTTTCCTCATCG ATTTGGTTAAGCAGACTCCTGAAGTTTCAGATGATATGGGGAGAAATGTAAGGGAACTGGTCTCTTTGAGATTTTTAGAGACCTTTTCTGTCCAGGAAATGTCAAATGCAAGTGATGTCGCTTCAGTTCCCAGTGATAAAATTGAATTTGACCGATCAGTGCGCTCTGAAGATGTCCTCCGTCGCTTATTCTTGGGG GTCTCATCAGATCAAAAAATCGCTGGGCCTGAGGTGTCCAAATGGGATGTTCAGTCATTTATTACCAAGAAAAGATCTTGCTTGCCAAAATGTGCTCTGCAGCAA ATTAAGGATGCTATGCTAGATACTACCAATCCTCTTTGTGCATCCTTGAGAGCAAAGAGTGGATTGGAGGTCGGCAGTCACTCCAGAGATGGAGATCGTTTTAATGCTGTTGATTTAAATGGTATTAAGCAGAGTCATGAAGTAAGAGGCACTGATGGTCAACATGAACATGTTTTACCAAATGAGAATGCAATTCCTCCTTCACCGGGCAATGAGAGTGGCCTGCAAGATAATCAACCGAGGACTCTGGTGCCTTCTAAGAGGAGAATCGATACTTTTACTGTTAATGAAGGAGAATACGGCGAACCTGAACCCATATCAAAGGACAGTTCTGATCGTTGCGTAAAGGCCTCCAAAAAGTTTAAACAGGAAGTCATTAGTCCCAGGTGCAATGTAGTTCAtgattttgaatcatctcaaagaGATGGAGATTCAGCAGAATTATCTGCTGGAAATCTCCAAGCTATCGTCCGAAAAGGGAACTTGGAAAATAGAGCTCTTGTTGGAGGCTTGGATGGTAGTTGTGAGCGTGCTGCATCAAATATGGTTAGACAGAGCATTGGTCATGATGAGCTCTTGCCTCAAAAAGTGATTTCTGAGGAAAAGATTCAAAATGTTGGAAGTAGCAGCAAACCTTCTGCTCAATTGAGAACATCAAGTGGCTCATCACAGCAGGTAGTTCATCAAGATTCTCGCATTCATGGAACTGAAGAACATCGGGAGTGCATTCGGGGAGATTTATTCAAAGATGAACCTTCTAAAGGAGCCAAAAAGAATGCTATGGAAGATGATAAACCTGAGGTCTCTAGTGACAGTGATGGATATCACAATGAGAAGACTGGCCTTTTAGCAAAGAGAGATGATTTCGTTAACTACTCTCAATGCACTCAGGGTCAAGATTCCTTAGCAACTCAAAAGGGTAGAGAGCTCAATCTCTGTGTGAAGTGTAATGAAGGTGGGCAACTGTTGGTTTGTAGTTCAGGCAGCTGCCCTTTGGTGGTTCATCATAGCTGTTTGGGTTCTGTCCCCAGCTTCGATAATGAAGGAAACTTCTATTGCCCCTTTTGTGCATATTCTCAAGCAATTTCTGAGTACCTGGAAGGCAAAAAGATGGCCTCGCTTGCTAGGAAAGATTTGGCTTCATTCCTTGGTGTTGGAGCTAGGCGACGATCAAAGAAATCCTCACGTAGCTCACATAGAATAAAGAAGAATCAGTCTAGAGAGGATGAAGAATTGTGCCATGATAATAACATTAAGGATTCTTTGAATAAAGTCAGGGGACCCAGGAGTGCTCCAGTCAGTAGAAGTTCCTTGGACGGTGAAGTTATGGAGATGCCTTCACCTCAACCAGGGGCGTCTGTGCCTCATGAACCTGTGGCAGCTGGACAAAAATCCAAGAAATCGCCACCCAGATCGCATAGATTAAAGCAGAAGCTGTCCAGAGAACAAGAAGAATTGTGTCACAATGAGAACAGCAATAAGAACTCTTTGAATGAGGTCCAAGAACCAGGAAATGCTCCAGTCTGTAAAAGTTCTCCGAATGCTGAGGTTGCACAGACTGGCTCACCTCAAACAGAGACCTTTGCACCTCCTGAACTTGTGGGTGGACAGACTTCTTTTGTGGAAGAAAGTTCTGAAGATGAAGATGCGACTGCTTCCAAATATTGTGTGCGATTCAGGAATGCAGACAAGAACTA a
- the LOC107792307 gene encoding uncharacterized protein LOC107792307 isoform X2 yields MIPKALQQSFMDTKLSTSNLPWIWVIETLASSNEIDTSFLIDLVKQTPEVSDDMGRNVRELVSLRFLETFSVQEMSNASDVASVPSDKIEFDRSVRSEDVLRRLFLGVSSDQKIAGPEVSKWDVQSFITKKRSCLPKCALQQIKDAMLDTTNPLCASLRAKSGLEVGSHSRDGDRFNAVDLNGIKQSHEVRGTDGQHEHVLPNENAIPPSPGNESGLQDNQPRTLVPSKRRIDTFTVNEGEYGEPEPISKDSSDRCVKASKKFKQEVISPRCNVVHDFESSQRDGDSAELSAGNLQAIVRKGNLENRALVGGLDGSCERAASNMVRQSIGHDELLPQKVISEEKIQNVGSSSKPSAQLRTSSGSSQQVVHQDSRIHGTEEHRECIRGDLFKDEPSKGAKKNAMEDDKPEVSSDSDGYHNEKTGLLAKRDDFVNYSQCTQGQDSLATQKGRELNLCVKCNEGGQLLVCSSGSCPLVVHHSCLGSVPSFDNEGNFYCPFCAYSQAISEYLEGKKMASLARKDLASFLGVGARRRSKKSSRSSHRIKKNQSREDEELCHDNNIKDSLNKVRGPRSAPVSRSSLDGEVMEMPSPQPGASVPHEPVAAGQKSKKSPPRSHRLKQKLSREQEELCHNENSNKNSLNEVQEPGNAPVCKSSPNAEVAQTGSPQTETFAPPELVGGQTSFVEESSEDEDATASKYCVRFRNADKN; encoded by the exons ATGATCCCGAAAGCACTCCAACAGTCTTTCATGGATACCAAGCTTAGCACGTCAAATTTACCGTGGATATGGGTGATTGAAACATTGGCAAGTTCCAATGAGATAGACACTTCTTTCCTCATCG ATTTGGTTAAGCAGACTCCTGAAGTTTCAGATGATATGGGGAGAAATGTAAGGGAACTGGTCTCTTTGAGATTTTTAGAGACCTTTTCTGTCCAGGAAATGTCAAATGCAAGTGATGTCGCTTCAGTTCCCAGTGATAAAATTGAATTTGACCGATCAGTGCGCTCTGAAGATGTCCTCCGTCGCTTATTCTTGGGG GTCTCATCAGATCAAAAAATCGCTGGGCCTGAGGTGTCCAAATGGGATGTTCAGTCATTTATTACCAAGAAAAGATCTTGCTTGCCAAAATGTGCTCTGCAGCAA ATTAAGGATGCTATGCTAGATACTACCAATCCTCTTTGTGCATCCTTGAGAGCAAAGAGTGGATTGGAGGTCGGCAGTCACTCCAGAGATGGAGATCGTTTTAATGCTGTTGATTTAAATGGTATTAAGCAGAGTCATGAAGTAAGAGGCACTGATGGTCAACATGAACATGTTTTACCAAATGAGAATGCAATTCCTCCTTCACCGGGCAATGAGAGTGGCCTGCAAGATAATCAACCGAGGACTCTGGTGCCTTCTAAGAGGAGAATCGATACTTTTACTGTTAATGAAGGAGAATACGGCGAACCTGAACCCATATCAAAGGACAGTTCTGATCGTTGCGTAAAGGCCTCCAAAAAGTTTAAACAGGAAGTCATTAGTCCCAGGTGCAATGTAGTTCAtgattttgaatcatctcaaagaGATGGAGATTCAGCAGAATTATCTGCTGGAAATCTCCAAGCTATCGTCCGAAAAGGGAACTTGGAAAATAGAGCTCTTGTTGGAGGCTTGGATGGTAGTTGTGAGCGTGCTGCATCAAATATGGTTAGACAGAGCATTGGTCATGATGAGCTCTTGCCTCAAAAAGTGATTTCTGAGGAAAAGATTCAAAATGTTGGAAGTAGCAGCAAACCTTCTGCTCAATTGAGAACATCAAGTGGCTCATCACAGCAGGTAGTTCATCAAGATTCTCGCATTCATGGAACTGAAGAACATCGGGAGTGCATTCGGGGAGATTTATTCAAAGATGAACCTTCTAAAGGAGCCAAAAAGAATGCTATGGAAGATGATAAACCTGAGGTCTCTAGTGACAGTGATGGATATCACAATGAGAAGACTGGCCTTTTAGCAAAGAGAGATGATTTCGTTAACTACTCTCAATGCACTCAGGGTCAAGATTCCTTAGCAACTCAAAAGGGTAGAGAGCTCAATCTCTGTGTGAAGTGTAATGAAGGTGGGCAACTGTTGGTTTGTAGTTCAGGCAGCTGCCCTTTGGTGGTTCATCATAGCTGTTTGGGTTCTGTCCCCAGCTTCGATAATGAAGGAAACTTCTATTGCCCCTTTTGTGCATATTCTCAAGCAATTTCTGAGTACCTGGAAGGCAAAAAGATGGCCTCGCTTGCTAGGAAAGATTTGGCTTCATTCCTTGGTGTTGGAGCTAGGCGACGATCAAAGAAATCCTCACGTAGCTCACATAGAATAAAGAAGAATCAGTCTAGAGAGGATGAAGAATTGTGCCATGATAATAACATTAAGGATTCTTTGAATAAAGTCAGGGGACCCAGGAGTGCTCCAGTCAGTAGAAGTTCCTTGGACGGTGAAGTTATGGAGATGCCTTCACCTCAACCAGGGGCGTCTGTGCCTCATGAACCTGTGGCAGCTGGACAAAAATCCAAGAAATCGCCACCCAGATCGCATAGATTAAAGCAGAAGCTGTCCAGAGAACAAGAAGAATTGTGTCACAATGAGAACAGCAATAAGAACTCTTTGAATGAGGTCCAAGAACCAGGAAATGCTCCAGTCTGTAAAAGTTCTCCGAATGCTGAGGTTGCACAGACTGGCTCACCTCAAACAGAGACCTTTGCACCTCCTGAACTTGTGGGTGGACAGACTTCTTTTGTGGAAGAAAGTTCTGAAGATGAAGATGCGACTGCTTCCAAATATTGTGTGCGATTCAGGAATGCAGACAAGAACTA G
- the LOC107792307 gene encoding uncharacterized protein LOC107792307 isoform X1, translating into MIPKALQQSFMDTKLSTSNLPWIWVIETLASSNEIDTSFLIDLVKQTPEVSDDMGRNVRELVSLRFLETFSVQEMSNASDVASVPSDKIEFDRSVRSEDVLRRLFLGVSSDQKIAGPEVSKWDVQSFITKKRSCLPKCALQQIKDAMLDTTNPLCASLRAKSGLEVGSHSRDGDRFNAVDLNGIKQSHEVRGTDGQHEHVLPNENAIPPSPGNESGLQDNQPRTLVPSKRRIDTFTVNEGEYGEPEPISKDSSDRCVKASKKFKQEVISPRCNVVHDFESSQRDGDSAELSAGNLQAIVRKGNLENRALVGGLDGSCERAASNMVRQSIGHDELLPQKVISEEKIQNVGSSSKPSAQLRTSSGSSQQVVHQDSRIHGTEEHRECIRGDLFKDEPSKGAKKNAMEDDKPEVSSDSDGYHNEKTGLLAKRDDFVNYSQCTQGQDSLATQKGRELNLCVKCNEGGQLLVCSSGSCPLVVHHSCLGSVPSFDNEGNFYCPFCAYSQAISEYLEGKKMASLARKDLASFLGVGARRRSKKSSRSSHRIKKNQSREDEELCHDNNIKDSLNKVRGPRSAPVSRSSLDGEVMEMPSPQPGASVPHEPVAAGQKSKKSPPRSHRLKQKLSREQEELCHNENSNKNSLNEVQEPGNAPVCKSSPNAEVAQTGSPQTETFAPPELVGGQTSFVEESSEDEDATASKYCVRFRNADKNYFFRFAVPILQFLK; encoded by the exons ATGATCCCGAAAGCACTCCAACAGTCTTTCATGGATACCAAGCTTAGCACGTCAAATTTACCGTGGATATGGGTGATTGAAACATTGGCAAGTTCCAATGAGATAGACACTTCTTTCCTCATCG ATTTGGTTAAGCAGACTCCTGAAGTTTCAGATGATATGGGGAGAAATGTAAGGGAACTGGTCTCTTTGAGATTTTTAGAGACCTTTTCTGTCCAGGAAATGTCAAATGCAAGTGATGTCGCTTCAGTTCCCAGTGATAAAATTGAATTTGACCGATCAGTGCGCTCTGAAGATGTCCTCCGTCGCTTATTCTTGGGG GTCTCATCAGATCAAAAAATCGCTGGGCCTGAGGTGTCCAAATGGGATGTTCAGTCATTTATTACCAAGAAAAGATCTTGCTTGCCAAAATGTGCTCTGCAGCAA ATTAAGGATGCTATGCTAGATACTACCAATCCTCTTTGTGCATCCTTGAGAGCAAAGAGTGGATTGGAGGTCGGCAGTCACTCCAGAGATGGAGATCGTTTTAATGCTGTTGATTTAAATGGTATTAAGCAGAGTCATGAAGTAAGAGGCACTGATGGTCAACATGAACATGTTTTACCAAATGAGAATGCAATTCCTCCTTCACCGGGCAATGAGAGTGGCCTGCAAGATAATCAACCGAGGACTCTGGTGCCTTCTAAGAGGAGAATCGATACTTTTACTGTTAATGAAGGAGAATACGGCGAACCTGAACCCATATCAAAGGACAGTTCTGATCGTTGCGTAAAGGCCTCCAAAAAGTTTAAACAGGAAGTCATTAGTCCCAGGTGCAATGTAGTTCAtgattttgaatcatctcaaagaGATGGAGATTCAGCAGAATTATCTGCTGGAAATCTCCAAGCTATCGTCCGAAAAGGGAACTTGGAAAATAGAGCTCTTGTTGGAGGCTTGGATGGTAGTTGTGAGCGTGCTGCATCAAATATGGTTAGACAGAGCATTGGTCATGATGAGCTCTTGCCTCAAAAAGTGATTTCTGAGGAAAAGATTCAAAATGTTGGAAGTAGCAGCAAACCTTCTGCTCAATTGAGAACATCAAGTGGCTCATCACAGCAGGTAGTTCATCAAGATTCTCGCATTCATGGAACTGAAGAACATCGGGAGTGCATTCGGGGAGATTTATTCAAAGATGAACCTTCTAAAGGAGCCAAAAAGAATGCTATGGAAGATGATAAACCTGAGGTCTCTAGTGACAGTGATGGATATCACAATGAGAAGACTGGCCTTTTAGCAAAGAGAGATGATTTCGTTAACTACTCTCAATGCACTCAGGGTCAAGATTCCTTAGCAACTCAAAAGGGTAGAGAGCTCAATCTCTGTGTGAAGTGTAATGAAGGTGGGCAACTGTTGGTTTGTAGTTCAGGCAGCTGCCCTTTGGTGGTTCATCATAGCTGTTTGGGTTCTGTCCCCAGCTTCGATAATGAAGGAAACTTCTATTGCCCCTTTTGTGCATATTCTCAAGCAATTTCTGAGTACCTGGAAGGCAAAAAGATGGCCTCGCTTGCTAGGAAAGATTTGGCTTCATTCCTTGGTGTTGGAGCTAGGCGACGATCAAAGAAATCCTCACGTAGCTCACATAGAATAAAGAAGAATCAGTCTAGAGAGGATGAAGAATTGTGCCATGATAATAACATTAAGGATTCTTTGAATAAAGTCAGGGGACCCAGGAGTGCTCCAGTCAGTAGAAGTTCCTTGGACGGTGAAGTTATGGAGATGCCTTCACCTCAACCAGGGGCGTCTGTGCCTCATGAACCTGTGGCAGCTGGACAAAAATCCAAGAAATCGCCACCCAGATCGCATAGATTAAAGCAGAAGCTGTCCAGAGAACAAGAAGAATTGTGTCACAATGAGAACAGCAATAAGAACTCTTTGAATGAGGTCCAAGAACCAGGAAATGCTCCAGTCTGTAAAAGTTCTCCGAATGCTGAGGTTGCACAGACTGGCTCACCTCAAACAGAGACCTTTGCACCTCCTGAACTTGTGGGTGGACAGACTTCTTTTGTGGAAGAAAGTTCTGAAGATGAAGATGCGACTGCTTCCAAATATTGTGTGCGATTCAGGAATGCAGACAAGAACTA TTTCTTTAGATTTGCAGTACCTATCTTGCAATTCCTCAAGTGA
- the LOC107792307 gene encoding uncharacterized protein LOC107792307 isoform X4 produces MIPKALQQSFMDTKLSTSNLPWIWVIETLASSNEIDTSFLIDLVKQTPEVSDDMGRNVRELVSLRFLETFSVQEMSNASDVASVPSDKIEFDRSVRSEDVLRRLFLGVSSDQKIAGPEVSKWDVQSFITKKRSCLPKCALQQSHEVRGTDGQHEHVLPNENAIPPSPGNESGLQDNQPRTLVPSKRRIDTFTVNEGEYGEPEPISKDSSDRCVKASKKFKQEVISPRCNVVHDFESSQRDGDSAELSAGNLQAIVRKGNLENRALVGGLDGSCERAASNMVRQSIGHDELLPQKVISEEKIQNVGSSSKPSAQLRTSSGSSQQVVHQDSRIHGTEEHRECIRGDLFKDEPSKGAKKNAMEDDKPEVSSDSDGYHNEKTGLLAKRDDFVNYSQCTQGQDSLATQKGRELNLCVKCNEGGQLLVCSSGSCPLVVHHSCLGSVPSFDNEGNFYCPFCAYSQAISEYLEGKKMASLARKDLASFLGVGARRRSKKSSRSSHRIKKNQSREDEELCHDNNIKDSLNKVRGPRSAPVSRSSLDGEVMEMPSPQPGASVPHEPVAAGQKSKKSPPRSHRLKQKLSREQEELCHNENSNKNSLNEVQEPGNAPVCKSSPNAEVAQTGSPQTETFAPPELVGGQTSFVEESSEDEDATASKYCVRFRNADKNYFFRFAVPILQFLK; encoded by the exons ATGATCCCGAAAGCACTCCAACAGTCTTTCATGGATACCAAGCTTAGCACGTCAAATTTACCGTGGATATGGGTGATTGAAACATTGGCAAGTTCCAATGAGATAGACACTTCTTTCCTCATCG ATTTGGTTAAGCAGACTCCTGAAGTTTCAGATGATATGGGGAGAAATGTAAGGGAACTGGTCTCTTTGAGATTTTTAGAGACCTTTTCTGTCCAGGAAATGTCAAATGCAAGTGATGTCGCTTCAGTTCCCAGTGATAAAATTGAATTTGACCGATCAGTGCGCTCTGAAGATGTCCTCCGTCGCTTATTCTTGGGG GTCTCATCAGATCAAAAAATCGCTGGGCCTGAGGTGTCCAAATGGGATGTTCAGTCATTTATTACCAAGAAAAGATCTTGCTTGCCAAAATGTGCTCTGCAGCAA AGTCATGAAGTAAGAGGCACTGATGGTCAACATGAACATGTTTTACCAAATGAGAATGCAATTCCTCCTTCACCGGGCAATGAGAGTGGCCTGCAAGATAATCAACCGAGGACTCTGGTGCCTTCTAAGAGGAGAATCGATACTTTTACTGTTAATGAAGGAGAATACGGCGAACCTGAACCCATATCAAAGGACAGTTCTGATCGTTGCGTAAAGGCCTCCAAAAAGTTTAAACAGGAAGTCATTAGTCCCAGGTGCAATGTAGTTCAtgattttgaatcatctcaaagaGATGGAGATTCAGCAGAATTATCTGCTGGAAATCTCCAAGCTATCGTCCGAAAAGGGAACTTGGAAAATAGAGCTCTTGTTGGAGGCTTGGATGGTAGTTGTGAGCGTGCTGCATCAAATATGGTTAGACAGAGCATTGGTCATGATGAGCTCTTGCCTCAAAAAGTGATTTCTGAGGAAAAGATTCAAAATGTTGGAAGTAGCAGCAAACCTTCTGCTCAATTGAGAACATCAAGTGGCTCATCACAGCAGGTAGTTCATCAAGATTCTCGCATTCATGGAACTGAAGAACATCGGGAGTGCATTCGGGGAGATTTATTCAAAGATGAACCTTCTAAAGGAGCCAAAAAGAATGCTATGGAAGATGATAAACCTGAGGTCTCTAGTGACAGTGATGGATATCACAATGAGAAGACTGGCCTTTTAGCAAAGAGAGATGATTTCGTTAACTACTCTCAATGCACTCAGGGTCAAGATTCCTTAGCAACTCAAAAGGGTAGAGAGCTCAATCTCTGTGTGAAGTGTAATGAAGGTGGGCAACTGTTGGTTTGTAGTTCAGGCAGCTGCCCTTTGGTGGTTCATCATAGCTGTTTGGGTTCTGTCCCCAGCTTCGATAATGAAGGAAACTTCTATTGCCCCTTTTGTGCATATTCTCAAGCAATTTCTGAGTACCTGGAAGGCAAAAAGATGGCCTCGCTTGCTAGGAAAGATTTGGCTTCATTCCTTGGTGTTGGAGCTAGGCGACGATCAAAGAAATCCTCACGTAGCTCACATAGAATAAAGAAGAATCAGTCTAGAGAGGATGAAGAATTGTGCCATGATAATAACATTAAGGATTCTTTGAATAAAGTCAGGGGACCCAGGAGTGCTCCAGTCAGTAGAAGTTCCTTGGACGGTGAAGTTATGGAGATGCCTTCACCTCAACCAGGGGCGTCTGTGCCTCATGAACCTGTGGCAGCTGGACAAAAATCCAAGAAATCGCCACCCAGATCGCATAGATTAAAGCAGAAGCTGTCCAGAGAACAAGAAGAATTGTGTCACAATGAGAACAGCAATAAGAACTCTTTGAATGAGGTCCAAGAACCAGGAAATGCTCCAGTCTGTAAAAGTTCTCCGAATGCTGAGGTTGCACAGACTGGCTCACCTCAAACAGAGACCTTTGCACCTCCTGAACTTGTGGGTGGACAGACTTCTTTTGTGGAAGAAAGTTCTGAAGATGAAGATGCGACTGCTTCCAAATATTGTGTGCGATTCAGGAATGCAGACAAGAACTA TTTCTTTAGATTTGCAGTACCTATCTTGCAATTCCTCAAGTGA
- the LOC107792307 gene encoding uncharacterized protein LOC107792307 isoform X5, producing MQVMSLQFPVIKLNLTDQCALKMSSVAYSWGCASCTFDQVSSDQKIAGPEVSKWDVQSFITKKRSCLPKCALQQIKDAMLDTTNPLCASLRAKSGLEVGSHSRDGDRFNAVDLNGIKQSHEVRGTDGQHEHVLPNENAIPPSPGNESGLQDNQPRTLVPSKRRIDTFTVNEGEYGEPEPISKDSSDRCVKASKKFKQEVISPRCNVVHDFESSQRDGDSAELSAGNLQAIVRKGNLENRALVGGLDGSCERAASNMVRQSIGHDELLPQKVISEEKIQNVGSSSKPSAQLRTSSGSSQQVVHQDSRIHGTEEHRECIRGDLFKDEPSKGAKKNAMEDDKPEVSSDSDGYHNEKTGLLAKRDDFVNYSQCTQGQDSLATQKGRELNLCVKCNEGGQLLVCSSGSCPLVVHHSCLGSVPSFDNEGNFYCPFCAYSQAISEYLEGKKMASLARKDLASFLGVGARRRSKKSSRSSHRIKKNQSREDEELCHDNNIKDSLNKVRGPRSAPVSRSSLDGEVMEMPSPQPGASVPHEPVAAGQKSKKSPPRSHRLKQKLSREQEELCHNENSNKNSLNEVQEPGNAPVCKSSPNAEVAQTGSPQTETFAPPELVGGQTSFVEESSEDEDATASKYCVRFRNADKNYFFRFAVPILQFLK from the exons ATGCAAGTGATGTCGCTTCAGTTCCCAGTGATAAAATTGAATTTGACCGATCAGTGCGCTCTGAAGATGTCCTCCGTCGCTTATTCTTGGGG ATGTGCATCCTGTACATTTGACCAGGTCTCATCAGATCAAAAAATCGCTGGGCCTGAGGTGTCCAAATGGGATGTTCAGTCATTTATTACCAAGAAAAGATCTTGCTTGCCAAAATGTGCTCTGCAGCAA ATTAAGGATGCTATGCTAGATACTACCAATCCTCTTTGTGCATCCTTGAGAGCAAAGAGTGGATTGGAGGTCGGCAGTCACTCCAGAGATGGAGATCGTTTTAATGCTGTTGATTTAAATGGTATTAAGCAGAGTCATGAAGTAAGAGGCACTGATGGTCAACATGAACATGTTTTACCAAATGAGAATGCAATTCCTCCTTCACCGGGCAATGAGAGTGGCCTGCAAGATAATCAACCGAGGACTCTGGTGCCTTCTAAGAGGAGAATCGATACTTTTACTGTTAATGAAGGAGAATACGGCGAACCTGAACCCATATCAAAGGACAGTTCTGATCGTTGCGTAAAGGCCTCCAAAAAGTTTAAACAGGAAGTCATTAGTCCCAGGTGCAATGTAGTTCAtgattttgaatcatctcaaagaGATGGAGATTCAGCAGAATTATCTGCTGGAAATCTCCAAGCTATCGTCCGAAAAGGGAACTTGGAAAATAGAGCTCTTGTTGGAGGCTTGGATGGTAGTTGTGAGCGTGCTGCATCAAATATGGTTAGACAGAGCATTGGTCATGATGAGCTCTTGCCTCAAAAAGTGATTTCTGAGGAAAAGATTCAAAATGTTGGAAGTAGCAGCAAACCTTCTGCTCAATTGAGAACATCAAGTGGCTCATCACAGCAGGTAGTTCATCAAGATTCTCGCATTCATGGAACTGAAGAACATCGGGAGTGCATTCGGGGAGATTTATTCAAAGATGAACCTTCTAAAGGAGCCAAAAAGAATGCTATGGAAGATGATAAACCTGAGGTCTCTAGTGACAGTGATGGATATCACAATGAGAAGACTGGCCTTTTAGCAAAGAGAGATGATTTCGTTAACTACTCTCAATGCACTCAGGGTCAAGATTCCTTAGCAACTCAAAAGGGTAGAGAGCTCAATCTCTGTGTGAAGTGTAATGAAGGTGGGCAACTGTTGGTTTGTAGTTCAGGCAGCTGCCCTTTGGTGGTTCATCATAGCTGTTTGGGTTCTGTCCCCAGCTTCGATAATGAAGGAAACTTCTATTGCCCCTTTTGTGCATATTCTCAAGCAATTTCTGAGTACCTGGAAGGCAAAAAGATGGCCTCGCTTGCTAGGAAAGATTTGGCTTCATTCCTTGGTGTTGGAGCTAGGCGACGATCAAAGAAATCCTCACGTAGCTCACATAGAATAAAGAAGAATCAGTCTAGAGAGGATGAAGAATTGTGCCATGATAATAACATTAAGGATTCTTTGAATAAAGTCAGGGGACCCAGGAGTGCTCCAGTCAGTAGAAGTTCCTTGGACGGTGAAGTTATGGAGATGCCTTCACCTCAACCAGGGGCGTCTGTGCCTCATGAACCTGTGGCAGCTGGACAAAAATCCAAGAAATCGCCACCCAGATCGCATAGATTAAAGCAGAAGCTGTCCAGAGAACAAGAAGAATTGTGTCACAATGAGAACAGCAATAAGAACTCTTTGAATGAGGTCCAAGAACCAGGAAATGCTCCAGTCTGTAAAAGTTCTCCGAATGCTGAGGTTGCACAGACTGGCTCACCTCAAACAGAGACCTTTGCACCTCCTGAACTTGTGGGTGGACAGACTTCTTTTGTGGAAGAAAGTTCTGAAGATGAAGATGCGACTGCTTCCAAATATTGTGTGCGATTCAGGAATGCAGACAAGAACTA TTTCTTTAGATTTGCAGTACCTATCTTGCAATTCCTCAAGTGA